DNA sequence from the Malus domestica chromosome 11, GDT2T_hap1 genome:
taataataataataatctgcTTCTACACAAAATAGACAAGGTTTGACAATCCCTTCCTCTATTTCCTACCCTTTCCACCGCCAAGTATTCCCTTTTCGAACCGCTGGCGCCAACCGCGCACCGCCCATAGTTATTAACACCCCGCTCCACTGAGCCACCGCCACTAGAGCTCTCAGTTTCCAATTCTACCCCTCCACAATCCGAATTCTCCCCGCTTGTCCCTTCTTCCTCGCAAGACCTCCCGCCACCTGAATAATTCCTCACCACCGTCCATCCATCCGATTCCCAGTTTGCCGCTCCCGTCGTCGCCAATTTACCAATTCTATTCCTAGCAGAAACCTCGTACTCCTCATCGTCCTCGTCATCCTTAACGTCGCTTTCATCGCCGAACTCGGAGTTAGCCCAGTCGAGAACGCAGCGAGGTGACGAGTCGGCGGCGACCGCATTTGGAGACAGGGAAGCCAAAAATGGATGCTGCAGCAACTGATCGCAGCTCCACCGCTGCTTCGGGTCCCTCCTCAGACACTTGTCGAGAAAGTCGCGACCAGTTTCCGACAACCGGCTCGGGAACCGGGGCAACCCGTCCGAAACCGCGATCCGAGCCAGCGTCTCCAAACCGCGATCCTCCCACCCGGGCTTTCCGGTCACCATCTCGATAACCGTGCAGCCTAACGACCATACGTCGGACTCCGGTCCCTGATATTGCCCGTTTATTACCTCCGGTGCCATCCAAAGCGGACTTCCTCGTGGTATGATCCTGGCCGTACACGTGTCATCCGACAAGATAATCGCA
Encoded proteins:
- the LOC103412934 gene encoding mitogen-activated protein kinase kinase kinase 18-like → MGKMNSNSQHSHDTVSWVRGKCIGRGSFGTVSIGVSKQDGRVFAAKSVDQAACLPGQLEALENEIRIVRSLSSPHVVSYLSDDVSCEPGSGSATSFRNLHLEYLPGGTAVDAEVDETTLRSRVWCVVAALRDVHSKGIVHCDVKGKNVLVGPAINQAKLADFGSAIILSDDTCTARIIPRGSPLWMAPEVINGQYQGPESDVWSLGCTVIEMVTGKPGWEDRGLETLARIAVSDGLPRFPSRLSETGRDFLDKCLRRDPKQRWSCDQLLQHPFLASLSPNAVAADSSPRCVLDWANSEFGDESDVKDDEDDEEYEVSARNRIGKLATTGAANWESDGWTVVRNYSGGGRSCEEEGTSGENSDCGGVELETESSSGGGSVERGVNNYGRCAVGASGSKREYLAVERVGNRGRDCQTLSILCRSRLLLLLLLLLFLYSLGIFNKLRILFICYIVYISQSWWSMLLKFIFGS